Proteins from a genomic interval of Salvelinus sp. IW2-2015 linkage group LG14, ASM291031v2, whole genome shotgun sequence:
- the vim gene encoding vimentin has product MNRTTNRQTTSSSSYKRMFGGEGRPGVGMARSTLSSRQYSSPVRSSRMSYSVSSAPPSIYASKNVRLRSSAPMPRLSSDTVDFALSDAINSEFKANRTNEKAEMQHLNDRFASYIDKVRFLEQQNKILLAELEQIKGKGASRIGDLYEDEMRDLRRQVDQLTNEKAHVEVDRDNLGEDIERLREKLQDEMIQKEEAEHNLQSFRQDVDNASLARLDLERKVESLQEEILFLRKLHDEEVAELQAQIQDQHIQIDMDVAKPDLTAALRDVRVQYETLASRNLQESEDWYKSKFADLSEAANRNTDAIRQAKQEANEYRRQVQALTCEVDSLKGTNESMERQMRELEESFGCEANNFQDTISRLEDDIRNMKDEMARHLREYQDLLNVKMALDIEIATYRKLLEGEESRITTPMPNFSSFNLRESMLEARPMIDNLSKKVVIKTIETRDGHVINESTQNHDDLE; this is encoded by the exons ATGAACCGGACAACCAACAGGCAAACCACCTCTTCATCCTCTTACAAGAGGATGTTCGGCGGCGAAGGACGGCCTGGTGTCGGGATGGCTCGGTCCACCTTGTCTAGCCGCCAGTACTCGAGCCCGGTGCGCTCCTCTCGGATGTCCTACAGCGTCTCCTCCGCTCCGCCGAGCATCTACGCCTCCAAGAATGTCCGACTTCGCAGCAGCGCCCCGATGCCCCGGCTCTCATCGGACACCGTGGACTTCGCCCTGTCCGATGCCATCAACTCGGAGTTCAAAGCCAACCGGACCAACGAGAAGGCGGAGATGCAGCACCTCAATGACAGGTTCGCCAGCTACATCGACAAAGTGCGCTTTCTGGAGCAGCAAAACAAGATCCTGTTAGCGGAGCTGGAGCAGATAAAGGGCAAAGGCGCGTCCCGTATCGGGGATCTGTACGAGGATGAGATGAGGGATCTGCGGAGGCAGGTGGACCAGCTCACCAATGAGAAAGCCCATGTCGAAGTGGACCGGGACAACCTGGGAGAGGACATcgagaggctcagagagaa GCTCCAAGATGAGATGATCCAGAAAGAGGAAGCAGAGCACAACCTGCAGAGCTTCAGACAG GATGTGGACAATGCCTCCCTTGCTCGTCTGGACCTGGAGAGGAAGGTGGAGTCTCTTCAGGAGGAAATCCTCTTCCTCAGGAAGCTGCATGACGAG GAGGTTGCTGAGCTGCAGgcacagatccaggatcagcaTATCCAGATCGATATGGATGTGGCCAAGCCTGATTTGACGGCTGCCCTAAGGGACGTGCGTGTGCAGTACGAGACCTTGGCCAGCAGGAACCTCCAGGAGTCTGAAGACTGGTACAAATCCAAG TTTGCTGACCTGTCGGAGGCTGCGAATCGTAACACCGATGCCATCCGGCAGGCCAAGCAGGAGGCTAACGAGTACAGGCGTCAGGTACAGGCCCTAACCTGTGAGGTGGACTCTCTCAAAGGAACT AATGAGTCCATGGAGCGTCAGATGAGGGAGCTGGAGGAGAGCTTTGGCTGCGAGGCTAATAACTTCCAAGACACCATCTCTCGCCTGGAGGACGACATCAGGAACATGAAGGATGAGATGGCCCGTCACCTCAGAGAGTACCAGGACCTTCTCAACGTCAAGATGGCCCTGGACATAGAGATCGCCACCTACAGGAAGCtgctggagggagaagagagcag AATCACCACTCCCATGCCCAACTTCTCATCATTTAACTTGAGAG AATCCATGCTGGAGGCAAGACCAATGATTGACAACCTGTCAAAGAAGGTTGTGATCAAGACCATTGAAACTAGAGATGGTCAT GTGATCAATGAGTCCACCCAGAACCATGATGACTTGGAGTGA